Proteins from one Scylla paramamosain isolate STU-SP2022 chromosome 3, ASM3559412v1, whole genome shotgun sequence genomic window:
- the LOC135116359 gene encoding uncharacterized protein LOC135116359, with amino-acid sequence MMDMREVLGASKWFLAADLQTVTLSSDQQCVTFVVHFMGPSAGRLELDLSRVLAGRNLDHPTITIRGVYPDPDRPKKLPYRTCGSLEEETLLEDQPPVGSQGRCCRSWPRPRPAAVSASPHRLR; translated from the exons ATGATGGACATGCGCGAGGTGTTAGGGGCGTCCAAGTGGTTCCTAGCAGCTGATCTCCAGACGGTGACCTTGTCCAGTGACCAGCAGTGCGTGACCTTCGTGGTGCACTtcatgg GCCCCAGCGCAGGTCGTCTTGAGCTGGACTTATCCCGCGTGCTGGCTGGCCGCAATCTGGACCAccccaccattaccatcagGGGCGTGTACCCTGACCCGGACCGCCCCAAGAAGCTGCCCTACAGGACCTGCGggagcctggaggaggagacactGCTGGAGGA CCAACCCCCCGTGGGATCTCAAGGGCGGTGTTGCCGGAGCTGGCCTCGCCCCCGCCCTGCTGCTGTCTCTGCTTCACCTCATCGCCTGCGATAA